In one Bacteroides intestinalis DSM 17393 genomic region, the following are encoded:
- a CDS encoding anaerobic ribonucleoside triphosphate reductase, translating to MIQTVIKRDGRVVGFNEEKIVTAIRKAMLHTDKGEDLQLIRQITDHISFKGSAQMTVEAIQDAVEMELMKSSRKDVAQKYIAYRNQRSIARKAKTRDMFLEIIEIKSNDVTRENANMNADTPAGMMMKFASETTKPFVDDYLLSDEVLEAVHNNYLHIHDKDYYPTKSLTCVQHPLDRILSCGFSAGHGESRPAKRIETASILGCISLETAQNEMHGGQAIPAFDFYLAPYVRNSYIEEIKNLEELNGKDYSHLYQKELTDYLQQPLDGLSDEKRIVQHAINKTVARVHQSMEAFIHNMNTIHSRGGNQVVFSSINYGTDTSAEGRCIIRELLKSTYQGVGNGETAIFPIQIWKKKRGVSYLPEDRNYDLYQLACKVTARRFFPNFLNLDATFNQSEEWKANDPQRYQHEVATMGCRTRVFENRFGPKTSIGRGNISFSTINIVRLGIECMKIEDEELRIAKFFAKLDAMLEVTARQLHERMEFQKTAFAKQFPLLMSALWVGSEKLKPNDTIASVINQGTLGIGFIGLAECLVALTGKHHGESEESQKLGVKIVTYMRDRANQFSEQYHHNYSVLATPAEGLSGKFTGADRKKFGVLPGITDRDYYTNSNHVPVYYKCSARHKAEVEAPYHDLTRGGHIFYVEIDGDATHNPEVIMRVVDMMDQYNIGYGSVNHNRNRCLECGYENSTPNLEACPKCGSTHIDKLQRITGYLVGTTDRWNNAKLAELNDRVIHN from the coding sequence ATGATACAGACTGTAATCAAAAGAGACGGACGAGTAGTCGGCTTTAATGAAGAGAAAATAGTAACTGCAATCCGTAAAGCAATGTTACACACGGACAAAGGTGAAGACCTGCAATTGATACGCCAGATCACAGATCACATATCCTTTAAGGGAAGTGCACAAATGACGGTGGAAGCCATTCAGGATGCAGTAGAAATGGAGCTGATGAAAAGTAGCCGGAAAGATGTGGCACAAAAGTATATTGCTTACCGCAACCAGCGTAGCATTGCCCGCAAAGCCAAGACGCGTGATATGTTTCTGGAGATTATAGAGATCAAGTCCAACGATGTGACACGGGAAAATGCCAATATGAACGCCGATACTCCGGCGGGCATGATGATGAAGTTTGCCAGTGAAACCACCAAACCGTTTGTAGACGACTATTTGTTGAGCGACGAGGTACTGGAAGCTGTACACAACAATTATCTGCATATTCATGATAAGGACTACTACCCTACCAAAAGTCTGACATGCGTTCAACACCCGCTGGACCGCATTTTGTCCTGTGGCTTTTCTGCCGGACATGGCGAATCACGTCCTGCCAAACGCATCGAAACAGCAAGTATCCTGGGATGTATCTCACTGGAAACTGCCCAGAATGAAATGCATGGTGGCCAGGCTATTCCTGCATTCGATTTTTATCTGGCACCTTATGTACGCAACAGCTACATCGAAGAAATCAAGAATCTGGAAGAACTGAACGGAAAGGATTATTCACATCTTTATCAGAAGGAACTTACAGACTACCTGCAACAGCCGTTGGATGGCCTGTCCGACGAAAAACGCATTGTACAACATGCCATCAACAAAACTGTAGCACGTGTACACCAGTCCATGGAAGCATTCATTCATAATATGAATACCATTCACTCACGCGGCGGCAATCAAGTCGTATTCAGCTCTATCAACTACGGCACAGATACATCAGCCGAGGGACGTTGCATCATCCGCGAGTTACTGAAAAGCACCTATCAGGGCGTAGGCAATGGCGAGACTGCCATCTTCCCTATCCAGATATGGAAAAAGAAACGTGGCGTAAGTTATCTGCCGGAAGACCGCAACTATGATCTTTACCAACTTGCTTGCAAAGTAACCGCACGCCGTTTCTTCCCGAACTTCCTGAACCTGGACGCTACATTCAACCAAAGTGAAGAATGGAAAGCAAACGATCCTCAGCGTTATCAGCACGAAGTGGCAACCATGGGATGCCGCACACGTGTATTCGAAAACCGTTTCGGACCGAAAACATCCATCGGACGCGGAAATATTTCTTTCTCCACCATCAACATCGTACGCCTGGGCATCGAATGCATGAAGATAGAAGACGAAGAATTGCGTATAGCCAAATTCTTCGCCAAACTGGATGCAATGCTCGAAGTTACAGCCCGCCAACTCCACGAACGCATGGAATTCCAGAAAACAGCATTTGCCAAGCAATTTCCGCTGTTAATGTCTGCTTTATGGGTGGGTAGCGAAAAGCTGAAACCTAACGATACGATTGCTTCTGTCATCAATCAGGGAACACTGGGTATCGGTTTCATCGGTCTGGCAGAATGCCTGGTAGCCCTTACAGGAAAACATCATGGAGAATCGGAAGAATCACAAAAACTGGGAGTGAAGATAGTAACCTATATGCGCGATCGTGCCAACCAGTTCTCCGAACAGTATCACCATAACTACAGTGTGCTGGCCACGCCTGCCGAAGGCTTATCAGGTAAGTTCACAGGTGCCGACCGTAAGAAATTCGGGGTATTGCCAGGCATTACAGACCGGGATTATTATACGAACTCCAATCATGTACCCGTATATTATAAGTGCAGTGCCCGTCATAAAGCTGAAGTGGAAGCTCCGTATCACGATCTGACACGTGGCGGACACATCTTCTATGTAGAAATAGACGGTGATGCAACACATAACCCCGAAGTTATCATGCGTGTAGTGGATATGATGGATCAGTATAACATCGGATACGGTTCAGTAAACCATAACCGTAACCGTTGCCTGGAATGCGGCTACGAAAATTCAACTCCGAATCTGGAAGCTTGCCCTAAATGCGGAAGCACCCACATCGATAAATTACAGCGTATCACCGGTTATCTGGTAGGTACTACCGACCGATGGAACAACGCTAAATTGGCGGAGCTGAACGACCGTGTCATTCATAACTAA
- a CDS encoding TlpA disulfide reductase family protein: protein MKKFIYLLAVAAIVAACSGNKGYVVTGTVEGGADGDTVFLQKVDGRNLVKVDSAVITKGTFTFKGVQDTAANRYVTYRPAGKEGILMDFFLENGNIKINLTRDNDSATGTPSNDAYQEIRAQLNDLNKQMMTIYESMSDTTLTDEQREAKMKEMNDLQEKSMEITKAGIAKNITNLVGVHLLKNNYYYLEVDELDPLMPQIPAEFANDEVIIKIKGNVEKMKATAVGQKFTDFEMATPDGKPVKLSDYVGKGKVVLIDFWASWCGPCRREMPNLVEAYAQYKNKGFEIVGVSLDQSGEAWKDAIEKLNITWPQMSDLKYWNCEGAQLYAVSSIPHTVLIDGEGTIIARGLHGEELQTKLAEVLK, encoded by the coding sequence ATGAAAAAATTTATCTATCTGCTCGCTGTGGCTGCTATCGTTGCTGCCTGTAGCGGAAACAAAGGTTACGTGGTAACCGGAACCGTAGAGGGTGGAGCTGACGGCGACACTGTATTTTTGCAAAAAGTAGACGGAAGAAATCTTGTAAAAGTAGACTCCGCAGTAATCACCAAAGGTACATTCACCTTTAAAGGCGTACAAGATACTGCTGCAAACCGTTACGTAACCTACAGACCGGCAGGAAAAGAAGGTATCCTGATGGACTTCTTCCTTGAAAACGGTAATATCAAGATCAATTTGACCCGCGATAATGACTCTGCTACCGGTACGCCGAGCAACGATGCTTATCAGGAAATCAGAGCTCAACTGAATGATCTGAACAAGCAAATGATGACTATATATGAATCCATGTCAGATACTACACTGACTGACGAGCAGCGTGAAGCCAAAATGAAGGAAATGAACGATCTGCAAGAAAAGTCAATGGAAATCACTAAGGCAGGTATTGCTAAGAATATCACTAACCTGGTGGGCGTTCATTTGCTGAAGAATAACTACTACTACCTTGAAGTAGACGAACTGGATCCGTTGATGCCGCAAATTCCCGCTGAATTTGCTAACGATGAAGTAATCATCAAGATCAAAGGAAACGTAGAAAAGATGAAAGCTACTGCTGTAGGCCAGAAGTTCACAGATTTCGAAATGGCAACTCCTGATGGAAAACCGGTGAAACTGTCTGACTATGTAGGTAAAGGCAAAGTGGTACTCATCGACTTTTGGGCAAGCTGGTGTGGTCCTTGCCGTCGCGAAATGCCGAACCTGGTAGAAGCTTATGCTCAATACAAGAACAAAGGTTTCGAAATCGTAGGTGTATCTTTGGATCAAAGTGGCGAAGCATGGAAAGATGCTATCGAGAAGCTGAACATCACTTGGCCGCAAATGTCTGACCTGAAATACTGGAATTGCGAAGGCGCTCAGTTGTATGCAGTAAGCAGCATTCCTCACACTGTATTGATCGACGGTGAAGGAACTATCATCGCACGCGGATTGCACGGTGAAGAGTTGCAAACAAAATTGGCAGAAGTTTTGAAATAA